The genomic segment TGGAAGTCATCATAGTCCGGAGCGTCTTTTAACATGCTGTTGATGCGGACCAATCCGGCTGCGTGGATGAAGGTACCGTTGCCAATATACAACGCAACGTGAGTCACACGCGCATTGGGATTACTGTTTTTACCTGCTGCAAAGAAAAGTAAGTCTGCTGGTTTAAGGTTTTTAAGTGCTTTTTCCGGGTCGAAATGCCCTTCACTATCGAGAATATCGATCTGCTGGCCTGCCAGGACCTGCTGTGAGGCATCCCGGGGAATCACAAAACCGTTCATAAAGAAGCTGGTTTTGGTAAACCCGCTACAATCGACGCCTTTGACTGAGGTGCCACCCCACAGATAGGGTAGGCCAAGCATGGACTTGGCACTGGCAATGATATTCTCCGCCGTCGGATTACGGGAATCCAGCCAGCTCTTTAAGGTCAGGCTTTCTGATTTCCGGATATATCCTTTGCGGCCGTCAGGGTAAGCAACCGCATAAAAATTGCCTTTTTGTCCAGTAAGCTTTAATATATCGCCATATACCAGGTCAGATACTCGCTGACTCTTTTCATTGGGTTCGGAGTATGACCGGCCAAACTCTGTTGTGTAGATTACTTTCTCTGCCTGTCTCCAGCTTGCGATTTCTGTTTCGTCCATGGCAGCGATCGATGAACTTGGCACCCAAGCAATGTAGCCGTCCGGTGTACGAACACGGTACTCGCCACCTTTTTTCTGTAAGAGATCCACCTGGGTACCGAGTAGGACCTGACTGGTCAGCTCGGCGGCATTGTCCGGAAAAGTGCGCATATTGGCCACCGAAAGCCGGATAACACCTGCGGTTTTGCCCTCTACACTGGCATCTGGTAACAATTTGACCTGGATATGAGCCGGTATGTCTTTCGCTTTCTGCTCAAGGACAAATTGGGCATCCTTTTCTGTGGTCTCCAAGATATACTGATTCTGCGGAATATCTGCGTGTTGAATAGCGACAATTTTTGTTCGGCGGTCGGGGGCAAATTCACGTTTTACGTTTTCTTGCAGCTCTTTGATTTTGAAATAAGTCGTCGAATCTACTTGCTGTGCATGGCCATGACTCGCGCCAATAAGGCTTGCACATGCTAAAATCGCGAATTTTAGTGTGTTTCTCATGCTGATTAGTTTGTTCCTAAAGATAGATTAATTCATAATATAAATCAATGTTAATTGTCGATTTTTAAGTGATTTGGTTGTGAGGTTGCTAAAAAACGAATTTTTAGGTCTAATTTTAATTAATTTGTCTATTTGCTAAAACCATTTTGTATTATTGTCTATCCGCTGTGGATTGTCCTATCCGTACTGTAGTATACGCGATGCGCCCGGGTGCTGTCGTGATCAGGGTACGATGCGGCAAAGCCAGGTAAGCTTATAGGTCAAGCTTGCTAAAAAAATATAAATAAGTAATAATAACGTAGATATGAATTCGAGACGTAATTTTATAAAGCAGGGGCTTTTCGCTGCCACGGCTATGGGCGCCCTGCAGGCGTTTGATGCAAAGGGGATAACAGTCGCTACGGAACGTAAGGTGAAAAATTATCCGATCGTTATATCCACCTGGGACTTTGGGATAGCTGCCAACAAAGCTGCCTGGGAAGTACTGTCAAAAGGAGGGAAAGCGCTTGATGCGGTCGAGCAGGGCGTCCGTGTACCCGAAGCCGACTTAAAGAATATGACCGTTGGCAAAGGCGGTTATCCGGATCGGGATGGACATGTGACTTTGGATGCATGCATTATGGACGCGGATGGTAATTGTGGTGCTGTGGCAGGCCTGGAGAACATCGGGCACCCGATATCGGTTGCCCGGCTGGTGATGGAAAAAACGCCACATGTGATGCTGGTAGGCGACGGAGCTTTGCAGTTTGCCCTGGAAAACGGTTTTGAAGAAGAGAATCTTTTGACCCCTGAAGGAGAAAAAGCCTGGAAGGAGTGGCTGAAAGAAAAAAAATACAAACCAGTCGTCAATATTGAGAACAAGTCATTCGCTGCTGAACGGCTGCCGGGCAACCAATATAACCACGACACCATCGGTATGCTAGCCCTGGATGCTAATGGAAATATCGCCGGAGCTTGTACAACCAGTGGTATGGCATTTAAAATGCATGGCCGGGTAGGCGATAGTCCGATTATTGGTGCAGGGCTCTATGTGGATAATGAAGTTGGGGGAGCGACATCTACCGGCGTGGGGGAGGAGGTCATTCGCAATGTGGGCAGTTTTCTGGTGGTGGAGTTGATGCGTCAGGGCTACTCGCCTGAAGATGCCTGTAAAGAAGCCGTCATGCGTATCGTCAAGAAGAAACCCGCCATAGCCAAAGAAATACAGGTAGGGTTTCTGGCGATCAATAAAAAAGGGGAATATGGTGCCTATGCCTTGCAACAGGGATTCTCTTATGCCGTATGCGATGGTAAACAGCAGGACTTGTTGATTAAAGGCAAACATTATTATAAATAATCAGCCGGACGATTGATCGCAACATCATAAAAACAGAGGATAATCGAAGTTTGGATATCTTTCTATAAATTTGTCTCATTACTCAATACTAATAAAATATGAAAGCAACATTTGGAGGCGGATGTTTCTGGTGTACTGAAGTGATTTTCCAGCATACCGAAGGAGTCACATCGGTATTGCCGGGATATATGGGGGGACATGTGGACAACCCTACTTACGAGCAGGTATGCACTGGTACTACAGACCATGTTGAAGTTGTTGAACTCGAATACGATGAAGACCTGGTAAACTACGAGGATCTGCTGAAAATTTTTTTCAGGACACATAATCCTACGACGTTAAACCGTCAGGGCAACGACGTAGGGACGCAGTACCGTTCGGTGGTATTCTATCATGACGAAGAACAGAAAATACTGGCCAAAAATTTCATTGACGAGCTAGAGAACGAGGGAATATACGATGATCCTATTGTGACAGCAGTGGAGCCGGCATCTACCTTCTGGCTGGCTGAAGACTATCACCATAATTATTTCAATGATCACCCCGAAAATCCGTTCTGTTCGGTGGTCATTGCACCGAAACTTCAGAAATTTCTCAAAGAATTTAAATCATAAAAAAAGGTGCAGTCCACGGTTGGACTGCACCTTTTTTATTACGATTCTATACGTATGCCTGTAATATCACTTAGATATTCGATTCACCTTTAAAACATTTCCATTTGTCCATTATCATCAATCTGTATATCGTCCGGATTGGTGATTTCCAATTTGATTTCATCCTCTTTTTTGTCCTCTGTCTGCGCATCTTCAGCTGCAGTAGTGGTCTTCGCAGGGCTGTCTCCTTCCGTTTCGGTAGCCGTTTTCTTTTTATCTTTTTCACTGAGATCCTCATCAGGCGTAAGCAGTGAAACCGTTTTTACGGTATGGAAGGAGAGACGGTTGCCTTGTGCCTTTATACCTTTGATATCAATAATTTCTGTTAATGGCTGTTCCAGGGTCTCTTCCGTCTGAGATTTGCCTTTTAGGATATCCAATTTGACGACGGGCTCGGCAGCATTGCTCAACAGGATCAGTTTGGAGCCGGGCTCTTCATTGATAAAAGAAACCCTTTTGCCGATTGGCTGTTCGTCAAATTTAAAGCGTTTGACATAATAGGTTCCGCTTTTACCGTCCTGATGCACGGCGGTGTACACATGTTCAGGATAATATTTTTCGATCCGGATCATCTTTTCATCGAAGTGATTGCTCAGATCGAAGTTTGACAATTCATAGCTACCGTCAGACATCACGATCAGGATTTTATCATCACCGTCAAATTCACCCAGGTATTGTCCCCGTTCATCTGCATTCAGCCGTTTCATAACCGTATCGTACCAGATCTTGCGGCCTGCAAGCGTCGATACACCGGCGCTTTTGAACACGATTTTCTTGATCGGATATTTAGACACGATATTTCCTTGTGAAGCACGTCCTTTGATGGCGATTTCGGCAAAATCCATGTCGAAGTTCAGCTTTCGCAATTTGGTATGTGGCTTGAGCTGCACATTGACGACTTCTGCTTCACCGTTTGGATTTGCGGTAAAATACAATATTTTGGATCCCTTAGAGCCTTTGGACACATCGTATTCTTTGTCTCTTGTGACCCCCACGACTGCAAAGCGTTTGATGTAGCTGGTGCCTGTTGCACCCTCCTTGTAAATTGCATTATAGATGGTGCGCTCGTCTCCTTTTTTGAAGACAGCTACATGAATGATGCCTTTACCGACAAATACCTTGTCCTGGATCTTGGTGACCACGTATTTACCATCCTCACGGAATACAATGATGTCATCAATGTCCGAACAATCGCAGACAAACAGGTCTTTTTTCATACCCGAGCCGATAAATCCTTCTTCTTTGTTGACATAGAGCTTGGTATTGGCCAGCGCAACCTGAGTGGCTTCTACTTTATCGAATATGCGCAATTCTGTCCTACGTTCACGGTCCTTGCCATATTTTTCACGCAGTTTTTCAAACCAGGCAATAGCATATTCCGTGAGCTGACGCAGATTGCGTTTGACTTCCTTGATTTCGTTTTCGAGCGCTTTCATCATTTCGTCTGCTTTTTTAACATCGAAACGGGTAATGCTGCTCATCGGTTTGTCGATCAATTTTTTGTAGTCCTCAGGGCGGATTTCGCGGTAGAATTGATCGAAGAAGGGTTCGAACAGGCGGTTCAGCACTTCGACGACAGTATCGAAGTCACCCGCATTTTCGTAGTCCGCATGTTTGTACATGCCTTCCTGGATGAATATCTTTAACAAACTGCTGAAGAAGATCTTTTCCTGAAGATCGTTGAGGCGAATCTCCAGCTCCTGTTTCAGCAGATTTTTGGTGTTTTTGGTGTTCTCGATCAAGATGTCATTGACACTCATAAATTGAGGCTTTTCTCCCTTGATCACACAGGTATTCGGTGAGATCGAAACCTCACAGGCGGTAAATGCATAGAGTGCATCAATAGTGACATCAGGCGATATTCCCGGAGCTAGATGTACAATGATCTCCACATTCTCTGCCGTATTATCCTCAATCTTCTTGATCTTAATTTTTCCTTTGTCATTTGCCGTCACCACACTTTCGATCAGGCCGCCCGTCGTGGTGCCGAAAGGAATTTCGGTGATCGCCAGTGTCTTTTTGTCGCGTTCTTCGATTTTCGCACGGACGCGGATTTTGCCGCCACGCTGTCCTTCGTTATAGTTGGAAACGTCTGCCATACCCCCGGTTGGAAAATCAGGGAAAATGTTAGGCCGTTCGCCGTTCAAGACCTGAATCGATCCATCGATAAGCTCAATAAAGTTGTGTGGCATGATCTTGGTCGCCAATCCCACTGCGATACCCTCAGCCCCCTGTGCCAACAGCAGCGGAAACTTTACAGGTAATGTAACCGGTTCGCGGTTACGGCCATCGTAGCTTAGCTGCCATTCAGTGGTTTCAGGATTGAAGACGACCTCGTTGGCAAATTTGGAAAGCCGGCCCTCGATATACCGTGGAGCCGCCGCCGAATCTCCGGTAATGGGATCACCCCAGTTACCCTGGCAGTCGATCAGCAGGTCTTTCTGGCCCAGCTGCACCATCGCATCACCAATAGAGGCGTCACCATGCGGATGATATTTCATGGTATTACCGATCACATTGGCTGCTTTATTATATCTTCCGTCATCCATTTCCTTTAAAGAATGGAGTATACGGCGCTGTACAGGCTTAAAGCCGTCATTTATATGGGGTACTGCTCTGTCCAGGATGACATAGGACGCATAATCTAAAAACCAGTTTTCGTAAAGGCCTGACAAGGGTATCGTCTGGCTGCCGCTTTCTGTTCTTTCTGATCCTAATTCTTCCGGATTGTCTTCCGTTGGGAAGTTTGTTTCGTCACTCATTTACTCAGCAATAGATTAAATTGTACAATACAGAAATATTCAAATTTTATTTTATTCGAACGTGTAAAAATACAAAACCATTTTGTTTTATCCCAGTGAATCTGTAAAAAGTTAAAAAAATTAGCTTTAAAAACTAACGATATTAGTTTTGTTGCTTTAGTGCTTTCTCTAAAGATACGGGAATACAGTATTTTCATTTTTAAAGCCGTAATCGGAAAAATTATTAATAGTTTTGTGGCAGGTGTTAAAGACGTTAATCACATATCAGAGAATAGGCATCCCGCTTCTATTGATGGCATTGCTGCTGCAGGCATTCAATAAAACCTTGCTTGTGGGCGATTATTATCTTCATACGGACCGGTATGCGAAAAACTGTGAAAACAAGCTGAAAACCTGGCTGCATTGTGATGGAAAGTGCCAGCTTTCCAAATTGATCAAAAAGCAGCAGGAAGACGAGAAAAAGCAGCAGGAAAAGAGAAACGACAGGGGAAGTGAGTATTACTGCTTTGATTCGTACAGCTTTGACCATCCTTTTATTCCGATGGATGAAAGCGAAAGACTCTTTAGTGCGCTTCCCGAAGTAAAAACAATAGAACAGCCACGTTCCATTTTTAAACCACCCATCAGCTAGATTTCATTTGTGGCATCTCTATTTTTGCACGCCTTCGCGGGCAGGAATCAGAATGCTGGTTGTTTTTTCGAAAGGCATATCTGCCGGGCTTAATAACTAAGGAAAGTATCTTTTCTTTCACATACTATTTTAATGAAATCACTAAAAGGCTATTTACTATGTGCCGTCGCCATTATGGTCAGCGAATGGGCGGCCGCGCAGCAATATAACGTTAAAGGACGGGTCTACGATCTGCTGACACAAGTTCCATTGCAGGGGGTATCGATCAAAATTTCGCCGCAGGAAACGGTAACCTCTGACCATCTGGGGTATTTTCAGTTCAGCACAGATCGTACAGCAGGCACCTTGAGTATCGCCATGTTGGGCTATAAACAACAAACCGTGCGGTATGACGCGGGCGGCAAGGAACTTCATATTCAGCTCGAAACGGATGAGGTGCATCTGAATGAAGTCCGCGTTGGAGCTTTCCTGAGCAATAAATCCATAAAAGAAACCGCAGGAGCGATTGCCGTAATTACCGACAATCAGATCCGCCAGGGGAGCGGAGTATCACTGCAGGGCGCGTTAAACAGTATCCCCGGCGTCCGGATGGATCAGAGTACACTGTCAGAAGCCCGTATTTCCATTCGTGGAAATGGGGTGAGGGCCCAGTACGGAATCCGTAATGTCAAAATATATGTCAACGACATACCTGTCACGGAGGCAGACGGGACTTCGCGCATCGAAGCACTTGATGTAAATGACCTGGGCAAAGCAGAAGTTATCAAAGGCCCAGCCTCCAGTATATATGGCGGCGGCACTGGGGGCGTGATTAATTTTCAGTTGATGCGTTCTCCTTATCAGGAGCAGAGTCTGGAGGTTTCGGCCATAGCGGGGTCTTATGGGCTCAGGCGCTTGGCGACAGCCTATCGTTCGGGAGGAGATAAAATGAACAGCTATGTTTCTTATGGCTGGCAACAATATAAAGGCTACCGGGATCATAGCGAAGACAAACGACGTTTCTTTACGGGTAACTTCCAGCTTTTCCCGTCTCCGAAACGTACAGTCACTGTTTTGCTCAATAGAACTTCCCAGGACTCACAGATACCGGGGTCACTTACACAGGCACAAGTGGACGACAACCCGAAGCAGGCAAATGCCAGTAACCTGGATAAGCAAGCCGCACGTTACCAAAATTGGACCCGCATAGGTCTGGGGCAACAGTATCTCTTCAATGACCGTTTTTCAAATTCCACCAGTATTTTCACCTATTTCTACGATCTGGATCATCCATTGCCATACGCTTATTTAAGAAATTACTATCAGAGTTATGGCGGTAGAACCAGGTTTACCTATGATGCTGGAATAAAGCTTTTTCCCACAACGTTTACCGTGGGGGCCGAGTTCAACCGAGCACTTACCAAAGGGGTTCAGTATGTAAACGAACATGGTACCGAAGGGGCAATCAGCGGGAATAGCGATTATAAGAATGGCTTATATTCTTTGTTCTATCAATCGACTACCGCCATCGGTAAAAAGACTGCATTGACCCTGGGGGTAAGTTATACTGGTATCAGCTACAAGGTGAAGGATTACCTGATCTCCACACGAAGTGGTACCAAGCGTTTTAATCCGCAGGCCTCACCAAGAATAGCTTTAAGTCACAACTTTGGCCATGCGCTCTCCCTGCATGGAAGTATTAGTGCAGGGTTTTCTCCACCTTCGAGCTCCGAGATACAAAATGAAGACCGGTCCATCAATACACGGATACAGGCCGAAAAGGGCACCAACTACGAACTGAATGCGAAAGGCAGTTTCTTTGACTCGCGGCTGTCGTATGAACTTGACCTCTTTAAGATGAACATGAAGGGTGAACTTATCGCACAGTCCATCCAGCAGGGAATCACGGTTTATAATAATTCTGGCCGGACAGACCACAAAGGAGCCGAACTGTCGATCGCTTACTTGCCGGTCAGAGCAAGCGATGGACATATGGTGACGCTGTTGCGTCCCTATGTCGCATTGACTTATTCGGACTTTAAATTCGTGGATTATAAGATACTCGGACCTCAAAATGAGGTAACCGCCGTGTACGATGGGAACGATCTTACAGGCATAGCGCCATGGGTAGCAAACGCAGGCCTACAGATGGAAACCAGATTGGGGATTTACTTTTTTGGAAGTTATTACTTTAACGACAGGCTGCCTGTTAACGACGCCAATACGGTATTCAACGCTGCTTATCAGCTGCTCAACGCGAAAATCGGATGGAAAAAAGAATTTGCGAAGCATTTTGTAGTCAACGTGTATGGCGGGATGGACAATATCACCAATAGAAACTATAGTTCGCTGATTTCTCTGAATGCAAGCGGCTGGAATGGTGGACCGGCACCCTACTTTAACCCTTCGCCGCGAAGGAATGGATACGGAGGATTCAATTTAAAATACAGTTTTTAGTTATATATTTTTTTATCATGAAAAAGTTCCTTCTTTTATATACGGTCATCGCGAGCCTACTGCAGGCCTGTAATACGGGTGAGCACGAAAATACGGCACGGCAACCCGTCCTGATTTCGAAAGCTAATGCTGGAGCATCTTGTGTGTCTTTGACAAAGGACCATAGAGACCTGCCGGTTATCAGCTGGATCGAACAGGATAGCAAAAAGAATAAACAGTTTTATTTTTCAAGCTGGGATACAGTTACCGGCAGGTTTGGATCCGCGATCACCGTGCCCATCGAACCGAATACCAGCATACATGAGGAAGGGATGCCTAAAATCGCATTCAAGGCTGACGGGACTATTGTTGCAATATACG from the Sphingobacterium thalpophilum genome contains:
- a CDS encoding C40 family peptidase, which encodes MRNTLKFAILACASLIGASHGHAQQVDSTTYFKIKELQENVKREFAPDRRTKIVAIQHADIPQNQYILETTEKDAQFVLEQKAKDIPAHIQVKLLPDASVEGKTAGVIRLSVANMRTFPDNAAELTSQVLLGTQVDLLQKKGGEYRVRTPDGYIAWVPSSSIAAMDETEIASWRQAEKVIYTTEFGRSYSEPNEKSQRVSDLVYGDILKLTGQKGNFYAVAYPDGRKGYIRKSESLTLKSWLDSRNPTAENIIASAKSMLGLPYLWGGTSVKGVDCSGFTKTSFFMNGFVIPRDASQQVLAGQQIDILDSEGHFDPEKALKNLKPADLLFFAAGKNSNPNARVTHVALYIGNGTFIHAAGLVRINSMLKDAPDYDDFQTRTVVAARRYLGVQDSAIQKIAESNYYTKK
- a CDS encoding N(4)-(beta-N-acetylglucosaminyl)-L-asparaginase; translated protein: MNSRRNFIKQGLFAATAMGALQAFDAKGITVATERKVKNYPIVISTWDFGIAANKAAWEVLSKGGKALDAVEQGVRVPEADLKNMTVGKGGYPDRDGHVTLDACIMDADGNCGAVAGLENIGHPISVARLVMEKTPHVMLVGDGALQFALENGFEEENLLTPEGEKAWKEWLKEKKYKPVVNIENKSFAAERLPGNQYNHDTIGMLALDANGNIAGACTTSGMAFKMHGRVGDSPIIGAGLYVDNEVGGATSTGVGEEVIRNVGSFLVVELMRQGYSPEDACKEAVMRIVKKKPAIAKEIQVGFLAINKKGEYGAYALQQGFSYAVCDGKQQDLLIKGKHYYK
- the msrA gene encoding peptide-methionine (S)-S-oxide reductase MsrA; protein product: MKATFGGGCFWCTEVIFQHTEGVTSVLPGYMGGHVDNPTYEQVCTGTTDHVEVVELEYDEDLVNYEDLLKIFFRTHNPTTLNRQGNDVGTQYRSVVFYHDEEQKILAKNFIDELENEGIYDDPIVTAVEPASTFWLAEDYHHNYFNDHPENPFCSVVIAPKLQKFLKEFKS
- a CDS encoding DNA gyrase/topoisomerase IV subunit A, giving the protein MSDETNFPTEDNPEELGSERTESGSQTIPLSGLYENWFLDYASYVILDRAVPHINDGFKPVQRRILHSLKEMDDGRYNKAANVIGNTMKYHPHGDASIGDAMVQLGQKDLLIDCQGNWGDPITGDSAAAPRYIEGRLSKFANEVVFNPETTEWQLSYDGRNREPVTLPVKFPLLLAQGAEGIAVGLATKIMPHNFIELIDGSIQVLNGERPNIFPDFPTGGMADVSNYNEGQRGGKIRVRAKIEERDKKTLAITEIPFGTTTGGLIESVVTANDKGKIKIKKIEDNTAENVEIIVHLAPGISPDVTIDALYAFTACEVSISPNTCVIKGEKPQFMSVNDILIENTKNTKNLLKQELEIRLNDLQEKIFFSSLLKIFIQEGMYKHADYENAGDFDTVVEVLNRLFEPFFDQFYREIRPEDYKKLIDKPMSSITRFDVKKADEMMKALENEIKEVKRNLRQLTEYAIAWFEKLREKYGKDRERRTELRIFDKVEATQVALANTKLYVNKEEGFIGSGMKKDLFVCDCSDIDDIIVFREDGKYVVTKIQDKVFVGKGIIHVAVFKKGDERTIYNAIYKEGATGTSYIKRFAVVGVTRDKEYDVSKGSKGSKILYFTANPNGEAEVVNVQLKPHTKLRKLNFDMDFAEIAIKGRASQGNIVSKYPIKKIVFKSAGVSTLAGRKIWYDTVMKRLNADERGQYLGEFDGDDKILIVMSDGSYELSNFDLSNHFDEKMIRIEKYYPEHVYTAVHQDGKSGTYYVKRFKFDEQPIGKRVSFINEEPGSKLILLSNAAEPVVKLDILKGKSQTEETLEQPLTEIIDIKGIKAQGNRLSFHTVKTVSLLTPDEDLSEKDKKKTATETEGDSPAKTTTAAEDAQTEDKKEDEIKLEITNPDDIQIDDNGQMEMF
- a CDS encoding TonB-dependent receptor domain-containing protein, with amino-acid sequence MKSLKGYLLCAVAIMVSEWAAAQQYNVKGRVYDLLTQVPLQGVSIKISPQETVTSDHLGYFQFSTDRTAGTLSIAMLGYKQQTVRYDAGGKELHIQLETDEVHLNEVRVGAFLSNKSIKETAGAIAVITDNQIRQGSGVSLQGALNSIPGVRMDQSTLSEARISIRGNGVRAQYGIRNVKIYVNDIPVTEADGTSRIEALDVNDLGKAEVIKGPASSIYGGGTGGVINFQLMRSPYQEQSLEVSAIAGSYGLRRLATAYRSGGDKMNSYVSYGWQQYKGYRDHSEDKRRFFTGNFQLFPSPKRTVTVLLNRTSQDSQIPGSLTQAQVDDNPKQANASNLDKQAARYQNWTRIGLGQQYLFNDRFSNSTSIFTYFYDLDHPLPYAYLRNYYQSYGGRTRFTYDAGIKLFPTTFTVGAEFNRALTKGVQYVNEHGTEGAISGNSDYKNGLYSLFYQSTTAIGKKTALTLGVSYTGISYKVKDYLISTRSGTKRFNPQASPRIALSHNFGHALSLHGSISAGFSPPSSSEIQNEDRSINTRIQAEKGTNYELNAKGSFFDSRLSYELDLFKMNMKGELIAQSIQQGITVYNNSGRTDHKGAELSIAYLPVRASDGHMVTLLRPYVALTYSDFKFVDYKILGPQNEVTAVYDGNDLTGIAPWVANAGLQMETRLGIYFFGSYYFNDRLPVNDANTVFNAAYQLLNAKIGWKKEFAKHFVVNVYGGMDNITNRNYSSLISLNASGWNGGPAPYFNPSPRRNGYGGFNLKYSF